A stretch of the Pyramidobacter piscolens W5455 genome encodes the following:
- a CDS encoding amino acid ABC transporter ATP-binding protein, with protein MTHAIEVKDLHKSFGSLDVLKGVSLNVDEGEVITVIGPSGSGKSTLARCIARLEKIDSGEIYVYGRRMDGGKMSNAMESELLGMIFQQFNLFPHLSVLENVAIAPMKVRGKSRAEAEKTAGELLERVGLGDKIEAFPAQLSGGQQQRVAIARALAMDPKVMLFDEPTSALDPELVGDVLSVIADLARSGMTMMIITHEMLFAREVSDRVVFMADGHIVELGTPDDIFVHPQKERTRAFLQRVLSHYGAAVAEEAK; from the coding sequence GTGACTCACGCGATAGAAGTAAAAGATCTGCATAAGTCGTTCGGCTCTCTCGACGTGCTGAAAGGCGTCTCGCTGAACGTCGACGAGGGAGAAGTGATTACGGTCATCGGCCCCAGCGGATCGGGCAAGAGCACTCTGGCGCGCTGCATCGCCCGTCTGGAGAAGATCGATTCCGGCGAAATCTATGTTTACGGCCGCCGCATGGACGGCGGGAAGATGTCCAACGCCATGGAGTCGGAGCTGCTGGGCATGATCTTTCAGCAGTTCAACCTGTTCCCGCATCTGAGCGTGCTGGAGAACGTGGCGATCGCGCCGATGAAAGTGCGCGGCAAATCTCGCGCCGAGGCGGAGAAGACCGCCGGAGAACTGCTCGAGCGCGTCGGCCTCGGCGACAAGATCGAGGCGTTCCCTGCCCAGCTTTCCGGCGGCCAGCAGCAGCGCGTGGCCATCGCCCGCGCGCTGGCCATGGATCCGAAGGTGATGCTGTTCGACGAGCCGACTTCGGCGCTCGATCCCGAACTGGTCGGCGACGTGCTCAGCGTCATCGCTGATCTGGCCAGAAGCGGCATGACGATGATGATCATCACGCACGAGATGCTCTTCGCCAGGGAAGTGTCCGACCGCGTCGTCTTCATGGCCGACGGGCACATCGTCGAGCTGGGCACGCCGGACGACATTTTCGTGCACCCGCAGAAGGAACGGACGCGTGCGTTCCTGCAGCGCGTACTTTCCCATTACGGCGCGGCCGTGGCGGAGGAGGCGAAGTAA
- a CDS encoding amino acid ABC transporter permease → MELDFSVLIPYMHMFWKGVCVTIQASFFGVLFGSALGIFIGSFRVMPFKPLRYLMATYIYVLRGTPLMIQLFLIYFGLPALGVNLDAATAGILGIGINSSGYVGEIVRGGIEGVPKGQWEAAKMLGLSYWQTMKSIILPQAIRHMLPAIGNEFVTLIKESSLLSVLAISDLTMVGQQVRSVTYASFETFIFVALVYLVLTSVTSGALQLLENRWKVK, encoded by the coding sequence ATGGAACTGGACTTTTCCGTGCTGATCCCCTATATGCACATGTTCTGGAAGGGCGTGTGCGTGACCATTCAGGCTTCGTTCTTCGGCGTGCTGTTCGGTTCGGCGCTGGGCATCTTCATCGGTTCGTTCCGCGTCATGCCGTTCAAGCCGCTGCGCTATCTGATGGCGACGTACATTTACGTGCTGCGCGGCACGCCGCTGATGATCCAGCTGTTTTTGATCTACTTCGGCCTGCCGGCGCTGGGCGTGAACCTCGACGCGGCTACGGCGGGCATCCTCGGCATCGGCATCAACTCTTCCGGCTACGTGGGCGAGATCGTCCGCGGCGGCATCGAGGGCGTGCCGAAGGGGCAGTGGGAAGCGGCCAAAATGCTGGGGCTGTCCTATTGGCAGACGATGAAGAGCATCATCCTGCCGCAGGCGATCCGCCACATGCTGCCGGCCATCGGCAACGAATTCGTGACGCTGATCAAGGAGTCGTCGCTGCTCTCCGTGCTCGCCATCAGCGACCTGACGATGGTCGGTCAGCAGGTGCGCAGCGTCACCTATGCCTCATTCGAGACGTTCATCTTCGTCGCGCTGGTCTATCTGGTGCTGACCAGCGTCACTTCGGGCGCCTTGCAGCTGCTGGAGAACCGCTGGAAGGTGAAGTGA
- a CDS encoding lysophospholipid acyltransferase family protein yields the protein MSFAVSAVEFLRKTLAYPDWRGRALYGLFRSVFAFVPIRRRLVLDALKASFPEKDEAWRKKTLHGMYRHFSWMIVEFLACQNDPALVNKMVVEVEGRECADAQRASGAGCFMLAGHFGNWEILGGWLLRNGYPVQPAARDADNPEFAALIERYRANLGETTLRKGAMNVRHMLRQAQAGNWIALLADQDAGPHAVPVTFLNRRTTMVEGPAALALTAKLPLLAVYSLRLAPFKYRVVFLPDLVGNLQERSRENVAALTQKANAMLEDMVRLAPEQWFWFHRRWKTDPDRPGVKMQ from the coding sequence ATGAGCTTTGCCGTTTCGGCCGTCGAGTTCCTGCGCAAAACGCTCGCTTACCCCGACTGGCGCGGACGCGCGCTCTACGGCCTCTTCCGAAGCGTTTTCGCCTTCGTCCCCATCCGCCGGCGTTTGGTGCTCGACGCGCTCAAAGCCTCGTTCCCCGAAAAGGACGAAGCGTGGCGCAAAAAAACGCTGCACGGCATGTACCGTCACTTCTCGTGGATGATCGTGGAGTTCCTCGCCTGCCAGAACGATCCCGCTCTCGTCAACAAAATGGTCGTCGAAGTGGAAGGGCGCGAATGCGCCGACGCGCAGAGGGCCTCCGGCGCCGGCTGCTTTATGCTCGCCGGCCATTTCGGTAATTGGGAGATCCTCGGCGGCTGGCTGCTGCGGAACGGCTATCCCGTCCAACCCGCCGCGCGCGACGCCGACAACCCTGAGTTCGCGGCGCTGATCGAACGCTACCGCGCCAACCTCGGCGAGACCACGCTGCGCAAGGGGGCCATGAACGTGCGCCACATGCTCAGGCAGGCGCAGGCCGGCAATTGGATCGCCCTGCTCGCCGATCAGGACGCCGGTCCCCACGCCGTGCCCGTGACCTTTTTGAACCGCCGCACCACCATGGTCGAGGGCCCCGCCGCGCTGGCGCTGACGGCAAAGCTGCCGCTGCTTGCCGTCTACTCGCTGCGTCTGGCCCCGTTCAAATACCGCGTCGTCTTCCTGCCCGATCTCGTCGGGAATTTGCAGGAGCGCAGCCGCGAGAACGTCGCCGCCCTGACGCAAAAAGCCAACGCCATGCTCGAAGACATGGTGCGCCTCGCCCCCGAGCAGTGGTTCTGGTTCCACCGCCGCTGGAAAACCGATCCCGACCGCCCCGGCGTGAAAATGCAGTAG
- the tyrS gene encoding tyrosine--tRNA ligase, producing MTENALEVLRARGFIDWTTDDGGVKELFGKGMVTAYVGFDPTADSLHVGHLIPLMGLAWLQRLGHRPIVLAGGGTGMIGDPSMKSNERNLLTMDQIRHNVEGVKKQLAHFVSFDCGENSALLVNNYDWLSAMNFLEFLRDVGKFFTINKMIAKEHVRSRIEDPTKSLSFTEFSYTLLQSYDFYHLYTTYGCRLQLGGNDQQGNITSGIDFIRKHEEGAAVYGGTNPLLLTSAGHKFGKTEGGAVWLDPAKTSPYQFYQFWVNSEDATIAKTLRYFTFLPLEEIDALVARHMQSPEKREAQRVLAYEITKLVHGENVAANVRHASEILFGGSYTPEDLTEDMLHTLAAETPCGTVDSLPMPLADALAETGACKSKGEAKRLIAAGGVSVNGVRADDGAQLREQDVLCGYYSLIRLGKKKYFMIGRK from the coding sequence ATGACGGAAAATGCGCTTGAGGTGCTTCGCGCGCGCGGCTTCATCGACTGGACGACGGACGACGGCGGCGTCAAGGAATTGTTCGGCAAGGGCATGGTCACCGCTTACGTGGGCTTCGACCCCACCGCAGACAGCCTGCACGTCGGACATCTGATCCCGCTGATGGGGCTGGCCTGGCTGCAGCGGCTCGGGCACCGGCCCATCGTGCTGGCCGGCGGCGGCACGGGCATGATCGGCGACCCTTCGATGAAGAGCAACGAACGCAATCTGCTGACGATGGATCAGATCAGGCACAACGTGGAAGGCGTCAAAAAGCAGCTGGCGCACTTCGTCAGCTTCGACTGCGGGGAGAATTCCGCCCTGCTGGTCAACAACTACGACTGGCTGAGCGCCATGAACTTCCTCGAGTTCCTGCGCGACGTGGGCAAGTTCTTCACGATCAACAAAATGATCGCCAAGGAGCACGTCAGAAGCCGCATCGAGGACCCGACCAAGAGCCTGTCCTTCACCGAATTCTCCTACACGCTGCTGCAGTCCTACGATTTCTACCATCTTTATACGACCTACGGCTGCCGCCTGCAGCTGGGCGGCAACGACCAGCAGGGCAACATCACCAGCGGCATCGACTTCATCCGCAAGCACGAAGAGGGCGCGGCGGTGTACGGCGGCACCAATCCGCTGCTGCTCACCTCCGCCGGGCACAAGTTCGGCAAGACCGAGGGCGGCGCCGTCTGGCTCGATCCCGCCAAGACTTCGCCCTACCAGTTCTACCAGTTCTGGGTCAACAGCGAAGACGCCACGATCGCCAAGACTCTGCGCTACTTCACGTTCCTGCCGCTTGAAGAGATCGACGCGCTGGTCGCGCGTCACATGCAGTCGCCCGAGAAGCGCGAAGCCCAGCGCGTGCTGGCCTACGAGATCACCAAGCTCGTCCACGGCGAAAACGTAGCGGCCAACGTCAGACACGCCAGCGAGATCCTCTTCGGCGGTTCCTACACGCCCGAAGACCTGACGGAAGACATGCTCCACACGCTGGCGGCCGAGACGCCTTGCGGCACAGTCGATTCGCTGCCCATGCCGCTCGCCGACGCGCTTGCCGAAACGGGCGCGTGCAAGAGCAAGGGCGAGGCCAAGCGTTTGATCGCAGCCGGCGGCGTGTCCGTCAACGGCGTCCGCGCCGACGACGGCGCGCAGCTCAGGGAACAGGACGTGCTCTGTGGCTACTACTCGCTGATCCGCCTCGGCAAGAAAAAATACTTTATGATCGGCCGCAAGTAA
- a CDS encoding CdaR family transcriptional regulator, whose amino-acid sequence MYEQNSEGNILLRKCAQEIAAAVASAINFDVIITDTEGVVVGSSNADRLEQFHEASLSVVASGENARTGEGQAHQLRGTLPGVTAPIQSMNGQIAGTVAIAGDPEKVAPFATIVKRQIELLLRERELYAYSVNRESTLQNLVQDIGSFVPGVSNEALLLSRVSEYGYDRTWHYIPIAVDLYQFGRFALQVREQMRSQSENAETRILNVKKAVLASIRKLFAEPRDLSAMLGNNRFVILFAAGTEKIEHEKSMLEEATARAQKILQAIESFGLKAAIGIGSLALGISALAISYQEAWKALFLGKKFRQQPGVYNIADYRLEDVITTIDSPVRTRFVQAVTGAFRRYPDWEQMRETIREWCESGFSLVEAARRMHVHRNTLIYRLEKLNKESGLDLKDFRTCLNLYLALVMDRYVGPAVKEEDL is encoded by the coding sequence ATGTATGAACAGAATTCAGAGGGAAATATCCTGCTGCGCAAATGCGCCCAAGAAATTGCCGCTGCCGTCGCTTCGGCCATCAATTTCGACGTGATCATCACCGATACGGAAGGCGTTGTCGTCGGTTCCAGCAACGCGGACCGTCTTGAACAGTTTCACGAAGCGTCGCTCTCCGTCGTCGCCAGCGGAGAGAACGCTCGCACCGGCGAGGGGCAGGCGCATCAGCTCAGAGGCACGCTGCCCGGCGTGACGGCGCCCATTCAGAGCATGAACGGCCAGATCGCTGGCACCGTGGCCATCGCCGGAGATCCTGAAAAAGTGGCTCCTTTCGCCACGATCGTGAAGCGGCAGATCGAACTGCTGCTGCGCGAGCGCGAGCTGTACGCCTATTCGGTCAATCGCGAGAGCACGCTGCAGAACCTCGTTCAGGACATCGGCTCCTTCGTCCCCGGCGTCAGCAACGAAGCGCTGCTCCTGTCGCGCGTGTCCGAATACGGTTACGACCGCACCTGGCATTACATTCCCATCGCCGTCGACCTTTACCAGTTCGGCCGTTTCGCCCTGCAGGTCCGCGAGCAGATGCGCAGCCAGAGCGAGAACGCCGAGACTCGCATTCTCAACGTGAAGAAAGCCGTGCTTGCTTCGATCCGCAAACTCTTCGCCGAGCCGCGCGATCTTTCGGCGATGCTCGGCAACAACCGTTTCGTGATCCTTTTCGCGGCCGGCACTGAAAAGATAGAGCATGAAAAATCCATGCTCGAGGAAGCGACGGCGCGCGCGCAAAAGATCCTCCAAGCCATCGAATCCTTCGGTCTCAAGGCCGCCATCGGCATCGGCTCGCTGGCGTTAGGCATCTCCGCGTTGGCGATAAGCTATCAGGAAGCTTGGAAAGCCTTGTTTCTCGGCAAGAAATTCCGCCAGCAGCCGGGCGTGTACAACATCGCCGATTACCGCCTCGAAGACGTGATCACCACGATCGATTCGCCCGTGCGCACGCGCTTTGTCCAGGCCGTAACCGGGGCGTTCCGGCGTTATCCAGACTGGGAGCAGATGCGCGAGACCATCCGCGAGTGGTGCGAAAGCGGTTTTTCGCTGGTCGAGGCGGCGCGGCGCATGCACGTGCACCGCAACACGCTGATTTATCGCCTCGAAAAGCTCAACAAGGAATCGGGACTGGACCTGAAGGACTTCCGAACCTGCCTCAATCTCTATCTGGCGCTCGTGATGGATCGGTACGTCGGCCCCGCGGTCAAGGAGGAAGACCTGTAA
- the ahpC gene encoding alkyl hydroperoxide reductase subunit C, translated as MSLINKEVSDFKVSSYQNNEFKTVTKADILGTWSVFFFYPADFTFVCPTELEDLENNYEKFKAAGCEIYSVSCDTHFVHKAWHDHSEKISRLTYPMLADPTQALAKDFEVLIEAEGIAERGTFIVNPAGRIVAYEVNSGNVGRNADELLRKLQACQFVAEHGDQVCPAKWQPGAETLKPSLDLVGAL; from the coding sequence ATGTCTCTTATCAACAAGGAAGTTTCCGATTTCAAAGTCTCTTCGTATCAGAACAACGAGTTCAAGACTGTCACCAAGGCCGACATCCTCGGCACGTGGAGCGTGTTTTTCTTCTATCCCGCGGACTTCACGTTCGTCTGCCCGACGGAGCTCGAAGATCTGGAGAACAATTACGAAAAGTTCAAGGCGGCCGGGTGCGAAATTTACTCCGTGTCCTGCGACACTCATTTCGTGCACAAGGCGTGGCACGACCACTCCGAGAAGATCTCCAGGCTGACCTATCCGATGCTGGCCGATCCGACGCAGGCGCTGGCGAAGGATTTCGAAGTCCTCATCGAGGCGGAAGGCATCGCCGAAAGAGGGACGTTCATCGTCAATCCCGCGGGGCGGATCGTCGCCTACGAAGTCAATTCCGGCAACGTCGGCCGCAACGCCGACGAACTGTTGCGCAAGCTGCAGGCCTGCCAGTTCGTCGCCGAGCACGGCGATCAGGTCTGCCCGGCCAAGTGGCAGCCCGGCGCGGAGACGCTGAAGCCGAGCCTTGACCTCGTCGGGGCGCTCTAA
- a CDS encoding FAD-dependent oxidoreductase has product MSAGGKNLYDVIIVGGGPAGLTAALYLARACYRVLVVEKEKFGGQITITSEVVNYPGVERASGAELTEKMRRQAESFGAEFLLAEVTGIDAGGDVRKVATSRGVFECFGLLVATGAHPRTVGFEGELDFRGHGVAYCATCDGEFFAGKPVFVVGGGFAAAEESVFLTKYASHVTVLIRKDDFSCAKSAADEAKRHEKITVLTNTAVESVSGDSVLRRLVYVNGKTGERTVFEPENGDTFGVFVFAGYSPSTELVKGIVELDEHGYVVTDRQQKTSVDGIYAAGDVCIKKLRQVVTAVGDGALAATELEKYCAEMQKKTGLKPEVPHKRAAAHRPVDSGRSESAPAVSPDGGLFSGDMVRQLNGLFAKMGSPLILRLTLDERPVSRELENYMEALARLTDKLTVEKSAATDGDGAPCVKICRADGSETGVAFHGVPGGHEFTSFVLGLYNLAGPGQRLDDQTKALIRKLDRDVHMTVMVSLTCTMCPELVTAAERIASLNPRVSVDIYDLNHFPALREKYNVMSVPCYVVNDGQPMFGKKTVEELLSQL; this is encoded by the coding sequence ATGAGCGCGGGCGGCAAAAATCTCTACGACGTCATCATTGTCGGCGGCGGTCCTGCGGGACTGACCGCCGCTCTTTATCTGGCGCGGGCGTGCTACCGCGTGCTGGTCGTGGAGAAGGAAAAATTCGGCGGACAGATCACGATCACGTCCGAAGTGGTCAATTATCCGGGCGTCGAGCGCGCCAGCGGCGCGGAGCTGACGGAAAAGATGCGCCGCCAGGCCGAGAGTTTCGGCGCCGAGTTCCTGCTGGCCGAGGTCACGGGCATAGACGCCGGCGGCGACGTGCGCAAAGTCGCGACCAGCCGCGGCGTTTTCGAGTGCTTCGGTCTGCTCGTCGCCACGGGCGCGCACCCGCGCACGGTCGGCTTCGAGGGCGAGCTGGATTTTCGCGGCCACGGCGTCGCTTACTGCGCGACCTGCGACGGCGAGTTCTTTGCGGGCAAGCCGGTCTTCGTCGTCGGCGGCGGTTTCGCGGCGGCGGAGGAGAGCGTTTTTTTGACCAAGTACGCCTCGCACGTCACCGTGCTGATCCGCAAGGACGATTTTTCCTGCGCCAAGTCGGCGGCCGACGAGGCGAAGCGGCACGAGAAGATCACCGTGCTCACCAACACCGCGGTCGAGAGCGTCTCGGGCGACTCTGTGCTGCGCCGTCTGGTCTACGTCAACGGCAAGACCGGCGAACGCACAGTCTTCGAGCCCGAGAACGGCGACACCTTCGGCGTGTTCGTCTTCGCCGGCTACTCGCCGAGCACGGAACTCGTCAAGGGCATCGTCGAACTGGACGAGCACGGCTACGTCGTCACCGATCGGCAGCAGAAGACCTCGGTGGACGGCATTTACGCCGCCGGCGATGTCTGCATTAAAAAATTGCGCCAGGTCGTCACGGCCGTCGGCGACGGCGCGCTGGCCGCGACCGAACTTGAAAAGTACTGCGCGGAAATGCAGAAGAAGACGGGACTGAAGCCGGAAGTTCCCCACAAGCGCGCGGCCGCGCATCGGCCCGTCGATTCCGGACGCTCGGAAAGCGCGCCGGCGGTTTCGCCGGACGGCGGCCTCTTCAGCGGCGACATGGTCCGGCAGCTGAACGGTCTGTTCGCCAAGATGGGATCGCCGCTGATCCTGCGCCTGACGCTGGACGAACGGCCCGTTTCGCGCGAGCTGGAAAACTACATGGAAGCTCTGGCGCGCCTCACGGACAAGCTCACCGTGGAAAAAAGCGCGGCGACGGACGGCGACGGCGCTCCCTGCGTGAAAATCTGCCGCGCCGACGGCAGCGAAACGGGCGTCGCCTTCCACGGCGTTCCCGGCGGGCACGAGTTCACCTCGTTCGTGCTCGGACTGTACAACCTCGCCGGCCCCGGGCAGCGGCTCGATGACCAGACCAAAGCCCTTATTCGGAAACTCGACCGCGACGTCCACATGACGGTCATGGTCAGCCTGACCTGCACGATGTGCCCGGAGCTGGTGACCGCGGCGGAGCGTATCGCTTCGCTGAATCCGCGCGTTTCCGTCGACATTTACGATCTCAATCATTTCCCGGCGCTGCGGGAAAAATACAACGTCATGAGCGTTCCCTGCTACGTCGTCAACGACGGCCAGCCGATGTTCGGCAAGAAGACGGTCGAGGAACTGCTGTCGCAGCTGTAG
- a CDS encoding sodium:solute symporter family protein: protein MDVGTMLKPIPSVFYGVLAFYFVLMAGIGYFSAKNTTTLKDFFVMSGKAGAIVSGFAYFATQYSMSTFMGCPATCYKVGFAGLSISVPGLVFSMIIPALLVGRKLIKLGHTQGFLTLADYLGDRFESNGLRTFQALLMIIFMIPMMGAQTIGAGVILRVYTGAPEWVGIVGMGIVVILYCMSGGIRGAMLTDVIQGGLMLATAIVTFVVSVRLGGGFEAISTKLLELNPAYMSHPGVGRAYGWANYVSMIVLWSFFSISQPTLVTKFFAMKDYKVMFKATILGTLGMWIAATLIEWSGVNGIVSIPGLQGKDIDFIVPLLLQKSLSPVISSLLITGIMAAGMSTIDSLLISATGAITRDIYQRRVNPQATDGQILRLSRYVTVIIGVIAICFGVSRPATIFKLILFAFGGLGIWTAPVLLGLYWKGATRAGAFAGVAVGEALFVLMTLKRPGWAFGFNPLIVCWAYAMIVMTVVSLVTRRASDKTLKRHFA, encoded by the coding sequence ATGGACGTAGGGACAATGCTCAAACCGATTCCGTCGGTCTTTTACGGCGTTCTGGCGTTTTATTTTGTGCTGATGGCGGGCATCGGTTATTTTTCGGCGAAAAACACCACTACGCTGAAGGACTTCTTCGTCATGAGCGGCAAAGCGGGCGCCATCGTCAGCGGCTTCGCTTATTTCGCCACGCAGTACAGCATGAGCACGTTCATGGGTTGCCCGGCGACCTGTTACAAGGTCGGCTTCGCGGGGCTTTCCATTTCCGTGCCGGGGCTGGTGTTCTCCATGATCATTCCGGCCCTGCTGGTGGGTCGCAAACTCATCAAGCTCGGGCATACGCAAGGCTTTCTGACGCTGGCCGATTATCTGGGCGACCGTTTCGAGTCCAACGGCCTGCGCACGTTCCAGGCGTTGCTGATGATCATCTTCATGATCCCAATGATGGGGGCGCAGACCATCGGCGCCGGCGTGATCCTGCGAGTTTATACGGGCGCGCCCGAGTGGGTGGGCATCGTCGGCATGGGGATCGTGGTCATCCTTTACTGCATGAGCGGCGGCATTCGCGGCGCCATGCTTACCGACGTGATCCAGGGCGGTCTGATGCTGGCCACGGCGATCGTCACGTTTGTGGTATCGGTCAGATTGGGCGGCGGTTTCGAGGCGATCTCGACGAAGCTGCTTGAGCTCAATCCCGCCTACATGTCTCATCCCGGCGTTGGCAGGGCTTACGGTTGGGCGAACTACGTGTCGATGATCGTGCTGTGGAGCTTTTTCTCGATCTCGCAGCCGACGCTGGTGACGAAGTTCTTCGCCATGAAAGACTACAAGGTCATGTTCAAGGCCACGATTCTCGGCACGCTGGGCATGTGGATCGCCGCGACGCTGATCGAGTGGTCGGGCGTCAACGGCATCGTTTCCATTCCCGGACTGCAGGGCAAGGACATCGACTTCATCGTGCCGCTGCTGCTGCAGAAGAGTCTTTCGCCCGTCATTTCCTCGCTGCTGATCACGGGCATCATGGCGGCCGGCATGTCGACGATCGACTCGCTGCTGATCTCCGCCACGGGCGCGATCACGCGCGACATTTATCAGAGGCGCGTCAATCCGCAGGCGACCGACGGCCAGATTCTGCGCCTGTCGCGCTACGTCACGGTGATCATCGGCGTGATCGCCATCTGCTTCGGCGTTTCCCGTCCCGCGACGATCTTCAAGCTGATCCTGTTCGCGTTCGGCGGGCTGGGGATCTGGACGGCGCCGGTGCTGCTGGGGCTCTACTGGAAGGGCGCGACCCGCGCGGGCGCGTTCGCCGGCGTGGCGGTGGGCGAGGCGCTTTTTGTCCTGATGACGCTGAAGCGTCCCGGCTGGGCGTTCGGCTTCAACCCGCTGATAGTCTGCTGGGCGTATGCGATGATCGTCATGACCGTCGTCAGTCTGGTGACCCGCAGGGCTTCGGACAAGACGCTGAAGCGGCATTTCGCCTAA
- a CDS encoding creatininase family protein — MYLASMTWHEFHEATSDDLLALVPLGSTEQHGSIGPLGTDFAIPEEMARRLEAQYPDRLVVLPTMPYGVCPYHTEFSGTIDIGTAALQSVMTSVAEHLMNAGVRRFAFLNGHGGNDPALEAACLGIYERGGLGAILDWWTIARELDPRWGGGHGGGQEAVVMMALRPDWVRKEKNFVPEEIRSLTPELKSAYGNAIAFKGATVKIIRSTDAFTKTGTFGGGDDSCAKADAAWGREIFEGTVRYLGDFVEEFLKAPLPAAKC, encoded by the coding sequence ATGTATTTGGCTTCGATGACGTGGCACGAGTTCCACGAAGCGACTTCCGACGATCTGCTGGCGTTGGTCCCGCTGGGAAGCACCGAGCAGCACGGCTCGATCGGACCGCTGGGCACCGATTTCGCGATCCCGGAAGAGATGGCGCGCCGGCTCGAGGCACAGTATCCCGATCGCCTGGTCGTGCTGCCGACGATGCCCTACGGCGTGTGCCCTTATCACACGGAGTTTAGCGGCACGATCGACATCGGCACGGCGGCGCTGCAGTCGGTGATGACGAGCGTCGCCGAGCATCTGATGAACGCCGGCGTGCGCCGTTTCGCATTTCTCAACGGTCACGGCGGCAACGATCCGGCACTGGAGGCGGCCTGTCTGGGGATTTACGAGCGCGGCGGCCTTGGGGCGATCCTGGACTGGTGGACGATCGCCCGCGAGCTGGATCCGCGCTGGGGCGGCGGCCACGGCGGCGGTCAGGAGGCGGTGGTGATGATGGCGCTGCGCCCCGACTGGGTGCGCAAGGAAAAGAACTTTGTCCCCGAGGAGATCCGGTCGCTGACGCCGGAACTGAAAAGCGCGTACGGCAACGCGATCGCCTTCAAAGGCGCCACGGTGAAGATCATCCGCTCGACGGACGCTTTCACCAAGACGGGCACCTTCGGCGGCGGCGACGACAGCTGCGCCAAGGCCGACGCGGCGTGGGGGCGCGAGATCTTCGAGGGAACGGTGCGTTACCTGGGCGATTTCGTGGAAGAGTTCCTGAAAGCCCCTCTGCCGGCGGCGAAATGCTGA